The Ascaphus truei isolate aAscTru1 chromosome 11, aAscTru1.hap1, whole genome shotgun sequence genome includes a window with the following:
- the LOC142463288 gene encoding ATP-sensitive inward rectifier potassium channel 12: protein MRPGMSTSRINPYSIVSSDEEGLRLTTMPGVNGFGNGKIHTRRKCRNRFVKKNGQCNVQFTNMDDKSQRYIADMFTTCVDIRWRYMLLIFSMAFLVSWLLFGFIFWLIALVHGDLENPTGDIDFKPCVVQVNGFIAAFLFSIETQTTIGYGFRCVTEECPIAVFMVVFQSIVGCIIDSFMIGAIMAKMARPKKRAQTLLFSHTAVIAMRDGKLSLMWRVGNLRKSHIVEAHVRAQLIKPRITEEGEYIPLDQIDINVGFDKGLDRIFLVSPITILHEIDEESPLFGISKQDIESSDFEIVVILEGMVEATAMTTQARSSYLANEILWGHRFEPVLFQERNQYKVDYSHFHKTYEVPSTPRCSAKDLVENKFIIPNTNSFCYENELAFMSRDEDDDSRVMDDISPDSRHEFDRLQATIGLDQQSYRRESEI, encoded by the coding sequence ATGCGTCCAGGGATGAGTACAAGTAGAATTAACCCTTACAGCATTGTGTCCTCTGATGAGGAGGGACTGAGGCTGACCACCATGCCAGGGGTCAATGGCTTTGGCAACGGGAAAATTCACACGAGAAGGAAATGCAGAAACCGGTTTGTGAAGAAGAACGGACAGTGTAATGTTCAGTTCACCAACATGGACGACAAGTCCCAACGGTACATCGCAGACATGTTCACCACATGCGTAGACATCCGCTGGAGGTACATGCTACTCATTTTCTCAATGGCGTTCCTGGTATCGTGGCTACTCTTTGGGTTTATCTTTTGGCTCATCGCTCTGGTACATGGAGACTTAGAAAACCCAACAGGGGATATAGATTTTAAGCCTTGCGTTGTCCAAGTCAACGGCTTCATTGCCGCTTTTCTGTTCTCCATTGAAACGCAAACGACTATTGGTTATGGTTTCCGTTGCGTGACTGAGGAGTGTCCGATAGCAGTTTTTATGGTGGTGTTTCAGTCCATCGTGGGCTGTATTATAGACTCCTTTATGATCGGTGCTATAATGGCAAAGATGGCCCGGCCCAAAAAAAGGGCCCAGACCTTACTTTTCAGCCATACTGCGGTGATAGCCATGAGAGACGGGAAGCTCAGCTTGATGTGGAGAGTTGGGAATCTTAGGAAAAGCCACATAGTGGAGGCTCATGTGAGGGCCCAGCTCATAAAGCCTAGAATCACTGAGGAAGGTGAATATATACCCCTCGACCAAATAGATATAAACGTTGGGTTTGATAAAGGATTGGACCGTATTTTCTTGGTCTCCCCCATCACGATTCTTCATGAGATTGATGAGGAGAGTCCTCTCTTTGGGATTAGCAAACAAGACATAGAGTCATCTGACTTTGAGATTGTGGTCATACTGGAGGGGATGGTGGAAGCCACAGCCATGACCACCCAGGCTCGGAGCTCCTACTTAGCGAATGAAATCCTGTGGGGTCACCGGTTCGAGCCTGTCCTCTTCCAGGAGAGAAACCAGTATAAAGTGGACTATTCTCACTTCCACAAAACCTACGAGGTTCCATCTACTCCCCGCTGCAGTGCCAAGGACCTGGTGGAGAACAAATTCATAATTCCCAACACCAACTCTTTCTGCTACGAGAACGAGTTGGCCTTTATGAGCCGTGATGAGGACGATGATAGCAGAGTTATGGATGATATAAGCCCAGACAGCAGACATGAATTTGACAGGCTTCAGGCAACTATAGGACTGGATCAGCAGTCATATAGAAGGGAGTCTGAAATATGA